A genomic stretch from Canis lupus familiaris isolate Mischka breed German Shepherd chromosome 15, alternate assembly UU_Cfam_GSD_1.0, whole genome shotgun sequence includes:
- the ZFP69B gene encoding zinc finger protein 69 homolog B isoform X2, whose translation MLENYGNLVSVGYQLSKPGVISQLEKGEEPWLIKRVISGSPSSDLENKTETSKSSLKNDISWEGLHHGLMMEQSTRGNTLYSTLGRVSKCDKLESHQENQRMGEGQIPLTHKKTLTQERGQESNRFEKSINSSKVIPRPEGPLRKKDHKYKIPRKRNRYNLDLINHSRNYTRMKTFECNICEKIFKQLIHLTEHMRIHTGEKPFRCKECGKAFSQSSSLIPHQRIHTGEKPYECKECGKTFRHPSSLTQHVRIHTGEKPYECGVCEKAFSQSIGLIQHLRTHVREKPFTCKDCGKAFFQIRHLRQHEIIHTGVKPYICNVCSKTFSHSTYLTQHQRTHTGERPYKCKECGKAFSQRIHLSIHQRVHTGVKPYECSHCGKAFRHDSSFAKHQRIHTGEKPYDCNECGKAFSCSSSLIRHCKTHLRNTFSNDM comes from the coding sequence ACTTggagaataaaacagaaaccaGCAAGTCCTCCTTAAAGAATGATATTTCATGGGAAGGATTACACCATGGCCTCATGATGGAACAGTCCACAAGAGGAAACACCTTATATTCCACATTGGGAAGAGTCTCCAAATGTGATAAGTTAGAAAGCCACCAGGAAAACCAAAGAATGGGTGAGGGGCAAATTCCCTTGACCCACAAGAAAACACTCACTCAGGAGAGAGGCCAAGAATCTAACAGATTTGAGAAAAGTATTAATAGCTCAAAAGTTATTCCAAGACCAGAAGGTCCTCTGAGAAAAAAAGACCATAAATATAAGATACCTAGAAAGAGAAATAGATACAATTTAGATTTGATTAATCATTCAAGGAATTATACAAGAATGAAAACCTTTGAATGTAATATTTGTGAAAAAATCTTCAAACAGCTCATTCACCTTACAGAACACatgagaattcatactggagagaaacctttccgatgtaaagaatgtggaaaagcctttagcCAAAGTTCATCCCTTATTCCACATCAGAGAAtccatactggtgagaaaccctatgaatgtaaggaatgtgggaaaaccTTCAGACATCCATCATCTCTTACTCAACATGTTAGAATTCATACTGGGGAGAAGCCCTATGAATGTGGTGTATGTGAGAAAGCATTCAGCCAGAGCATTGGGCTGATCCAGCATCTGAGAACTCATGTTAGAGAGAAACCTTTCACATGCAAAGACTGTGGAAAAGCATTTTTCCAGATTAGACACCTGAGGCAACATGAGATTATTCATACTGGTGTGAAACCCTACATTTGTAATGTATGCAGTAAAACCTTTAGTCATAGCACGTACCTAACTCAACACCAGAGAACTCATACTGGGGAAAGACCAtataaatgtaaggaatgtgggaaagcctttagccAGAGAATTCATCTTTCTATTCATCAGAGAGTCCACACAGGAGTGAAACCTTATGAATGCAGTCATTGTGGAAAAGCATTTAGGCATGACTCATCCTTTGCtaaacatcagagaattcatactggagaaaaacctTACGATTGTAATGAGTGTGGAAAAGCCTTCAGCTGTAGTTCATCACTTATTAGACATTGCaaaacacatttaagaaatactttcaGCAATGATATGTGA